One stretch of Schlesneria sp. DSM 10557 DNA includes these proteins:
- the araD1 gene encoding AraD1 family protein, translated as MQLVQFVIPNNGRRVGYVREGGVIDLTSVAADCRTVYDLIQQAITQNLRLGDVVQKLTTGNQPDTYAYANLLKAIPGGPDPYLIAPIDHPEPTRLLISGTGLSHLGSVQSRNQMHGGAATTEPQTDSARMFAMGLQGGRPQGDQRGVSPEWFYKGNGHNLRGPLAELDLPAYALDGGEEPEIVGCYIVDPAGQPRRIGFALGNEWSDHATEKINYLYLAPSKLRVCAIGPSIQVTEDFSDIRLRCSVTREGLQIYDSGELLSGEEHMCHSLQNIEDHHFKYAQHRHPGDIHLHFFGTSKLSFGTRTWKYEAGDRIEISAPGFSEPLINTVTVGNELEGMPIRVTPI; from the coding sequence ATGCAGCTTGTCCAGTTCGTTATTCCCAATAACGGTCGACGCGTCGGGTACGTTCGTGAGGGTGGTGTCATCGACCTGACGTCCGTCGCTGCCGACTGTCGGACTGTGTATGACCTGATCCAACAGGCGATAACCCAGAATCTCCGTCTGGGCGACGTTGTGCAAAAACTCACGACGGGAAATCAGCCCGACACTTATGCCTATGCAAATCTACTGAAAGCGATTCCCGGTGGTCCTGATCCGTACCTGATTGCGCCGATTGACCACCCCGAACCAACTCGCCTGCTGATCAGTGGAACAGGGCTATCTCACTTGGGAAGTGTTCAGTCACGAAACCAGATGCATGGTGGTGCGGCCACAACCGAACCTCAGACCGACTCGGCCCGAATGTTCGCCATGGGACTGCAGGGAGGTCGTCCGCAAGGGGATCAGCGAGGGGTTTCACCCGAGTGGTTCTACAAGGGGAACGGCCACAATTTGCGTGGCCCCCTGGCAGAACTCGATCTTCCTGCTTATGCACTGGATGGGGGAGAAGAGCCCGAGATCGTCGGCTGTTACATCGTTGACCCTGCCGGGCAGCCACGTCGAATCGGATTTGCTCTCGGTAATGAATGGTCGGATCACGCCACGGAAAAGATCAACTACCTGTATCTTGCTCCTTCCAAACTCCGCGTTTGCGCCATCGGCCCGTCCATTCAGGTCACTGAAGACTTTTCTGACATCCGACTGCGCTGCTCGGTAACTCGAGAGGGTCTGCAAATCTACGACAGCGGAGAATTGCTGTCTGGTGAAGAGCACATGTGCCATTCACTCCAGAACATCGAGGATCATCACTTTAAGTACGCGCAGCACCGGCATCCTGGCGACATTCACCTTCATTTTTTTGGAACCAGTAAACTGAGTTTCGGTACCCGTACCTGGAAGTATGAAGCGGGTGACCGCATCGAGATCTCAGCGCCCGGGTTCTCTGAACCGCTCATCAATACGGTGACTGTGGGGAATGAGCTGGAAGGGATGCCGATCCGGGTCACGCCGATCTGA
- a CDS encoding mandelate racemase/muconate lactonizing enzyme family protein has product MKIANIRTQPVRIGVDRRVGLVQNTKGFRFTSHILMMFVETDTGLVGIGEVTGSPDWSGETCLGAKALLEQHLIPKLIGEDPRRIRHCMDRLSKTFANPFAKAGIEMALFDLLGKSLNAPVYQLLGGAVRSANLPLRFPIMPVGPEESALVGKRMVSEGFGTLKLKVGHDPLEYDLERVRQVREAVGPKIRLTVDANGGWSVNEAIRAAPLLEEYGVVFIEQPVHRLDLDGLARVRQHVRLPVMADESVFTIQDAIACIQKGAADIISVYPGKNGGLLNTLAIAALAEAAGVHCAIGSNLEWDVGSAAMIHACMAIPNICVERYAADIIGPVFHIEHACETSQLGEPGFARASADPGLGVTLNSERLSQVSKDQYESQR; this is encoded by the coding sequence TTGAAGATCGCCAATATCAGAACGCAGCCCGTGCGGATCGGCGTTGACCGTCGAGTTGGGCTGGTACAGAACACAAAGGGATTTCGATTTACCTCTCATATCCTGATGATGTTTGTGGAGACTGACACCGGACTTGTGGGAATCGGTGAAGTCACGGGATCACCCGACTGGAGCGGCGAAACGTGCCTGGGGGCGAAAGCGCTGCTGGAACAGCATCTCATCCCCAAGTTGATTGGTGAAGATCCACGACGAATTCGCCACTGCATGGACAGGTTATCCAAAACATTTGCCAATCCCTTCGCCAAGGCAGGGATCGAAATGGCACTATTCGATCTCCTTGGAAAATCACTGAATGCACCCGTCTACCAACTCCTGGGTGGGGCCGTTCGCAGTGCTAATCTACCACTGCGCTTCCCCATTATGCCGGTGGGACCGGAAGAGTCCGCTCTTGTCGGCAAGCGAATGGTTTCAGAAGGGTTCGGGACATTAAAGCTCAAAGTGGGCCACGATCCACTGGAGTATGACCTCGAACGGGTGCGTCAGGTGCGGGAGGCGGTTGGTCCAAAGATTCGACTGACAGTCGATGCGAATGGAGGCTGGAGCGTGAACGAGGCGATTCGCGCGGCGCCTCTGCTGGAAGAATATGGAGTGGTCTTTATCGAGCAACCCGTCCATCGGCTCGATCTTGATGGACTGGCTCGCGTTCGCCAGCACGTTCGTCTCCCTGTTATGGCTGATGAGTCCGTTTTCACGATTCAGGATGCCATCGCCTGTATTCAGAAGGGGGCGGCTGACATTATCAGCGTTTACCCGGGAAAGAACGGCGGACTACTCAATACATTGGCGATCGCCGCATTAGCGGAAGCGGCTGGAGTACACTGTGCGATCGGCAGTAATCTGGAATGGGATGTCGGTTCGGCGGCGATGATTCATGCGTGTATGGCGATTCCGAATATCTGTGTCGAACGCTACGCGGCAGACATCATCGGTCCTGTCTTCCACATAGAACATGCTTGTGAAACGTCCCAGTTGGGCGAACCGGGTTTCGCACGCGCTTCGGCAGACCCCGGCCTCGGCGTGACGTTGAATTCTGAGCGATTATCGCAGGTTTCGAAGGATCAATATGAGAGCCAGCGATGA